A region of the Amycolatopsis sp. cg13 genome:
TGTGGACGGTAGACGTCGCTGCTCTCCCCCAGCTCGGCCATCCGGCCGGTCGCCAGCTCGGCGGCGTAAAGCGTGCCGATGATTTCGTCGGCCTGCCAAGGATGCACCGGCACCCAGACGTAATCGGCGAGAGCGCCGAGACGCGCCGTGCGAGCAGTGAATTCGGCGCGGGTCGACTCGTTCAACTCCTCGCGCAGCAAGGTTTCCGCGTCGAGCCCGGCGACGCTGCGGAACTGCGCGAGATCGCGATGCACGGCGTACCACCGCAGCCGGATGTCGGCACCGGATTCAGGCGCGTAACGGGCGCGGTCGCGGGCGGAAAACCCGACGCGGCCCTTGTTCAGCACCAGCCGGGGGTGGCCGGTGAGGTGGCCGTCGGCGAGGTTGTAGTCCATCGTGGACAGCGCGGCGGCGGTCGGTGCGCGGAGCAGCCGGGTGGCCTCGTTGGCGACCGTCGAGGTCAGCTCGGCGAGGACGTCGGCGAGCCGGAGGCCGGTGAGCCCGAGCCGTTCGCGCGCGTCGACGATCAGCGTGCGCGGGTCGTCCGCCGGAGCTTCCGCACCGCGAGCGACCCGGATTGCACTGCCGGGCAGCACGGTCCACGATTCGAACGCGCCTCGGCGTGCTTCGAAGCGGTACGACACGTCGTCGGGAAGATCGAGCTGCCAGCTGCGATGTCCGGCCCGCGTCGGTTCGCCGGGTTGCGGCACCAGCATCGCTTCGTAAGACAGCTCGCCGAGCATTTTGTGCGTGACGAGCGAGCCCGCGGCCCGCCAAGCGGCGTCGTCGGTCAGGGTCACTGGTCCTCCGTCTGGTCGAGGCCGAACGTGGTGAACGCCGTCCGCTCGGGCAGGTCGTACACCGGTTTTCCGCATACCGCATTGAGAATCGCCGCTGCCCGCCACGCGCCGAGCCCGAGATCCGGCGCGCCGGGGCCGTGCGTGTGCCGTTCCGCGTTCTGCACGAACAACGGCCCCGGCACGTCGAGTTCGACGCGATAGTCGGCACCGATCACGAGCCGCCTCTGCGCGTCGCGGCGAACCGCTTCGCCGAGCCCCTGCAGCAACGGCCCGGTCGGCGTTTCCGCGTAGCCGGTGGCAGCTACCACCGCGGACGTCCGATGCACCGCGGTCGTTCCTTGCTGGGCATGCCGCAGCCCCAGTTCGATCCCGTCGCCGACGGTCGCGGACACCACCTCGACGCCCGGCGTCAGCACCGCGCCCGGCCAGCCGCCGCCGATGCTCCGCCGGTACAGCTCGTCGTGGATCTCCGCCATCGTCTCGGCGTCGATCCCTTGGTACAGCTGCCATTGCGTCGGAAGAAGCTGGTCGCGGACCGCTTCGGGCAGGCCGTGGAAGTACGCCGTGTAGTCCGGGGTGAACTGCTCCAGGCCGAGCTTGGAGTATTCCATCGGCGCGAAGGCCGTCGTGCGCGCAAGCCAGCGCAGACCGTCCATAGTGGACCGCGAACGCAGCAGGTCGAGAAACACCTCCGCTCCTGATTGTCCCGAACCGACGACCGTCACCGAATCCGCGGCGACCAGCTCAGACCGGCACGCGAGGTAGTCAGCGGAATGCAGGGCGAGCACGTCCGACGCGGACACCAAGGGCTGCAACGGTTCCGGCACGCTCGGCTGCGTGCCGACACCGAGCACGACAGCCGCCGCCAACACCGGATCTGAACCAGAGACGGTCAGCTCGAACGCGTCTTCGCGGTCGATCCAGCGCAGCCCGGTGACCTCGTGCCCGAACCGGCACGACGGCAGCCGGGACGCCGCCCAGCGTCCGTAATCGTCGTACTCGGCGCGCGGCAGATGGAACCGCTCGGCGAAATAGAACGGCAGCAACCGGCCGCGTTCCCGCAGGTAGTTGAGGAACGAGTGGCGGCTGGTCGGGTCGACGAGCGTCACCAGGTCGGCAAGGAACGGGACCTGCAGCGTCGCGCCGTCCAAGAGTAGCCCGGGGTGCCAGCGGAACTCGGGGCGCGCGTCGAACAGCACGACCTCCAACTGGTCGAGCGGATCCGCCAGCGCGGCCAGCGACAGGTTGAACGGCCCGATTCCGACCCCGGCGATGTCATAGCGCCTCACGAGGCGACCGGGCTTTCCCGCGAGACAGTCGCACGCAGGTCGGCCGCGACGGTGGCCACCGCGTCGAGCAGCGGCCGGTAGTCGGCGGGCGTGGTGTGCGGGTGCAGGAGGGTGAGCTTGAGCCACAGCTGCGAAGTACCGTCCGGACCAGTCGGCAGCGCGCCACGGCCGATCACCGCGGTGCCGTCTTCCAGCAACGTCCGGCGCACCTGCGCGACCAGGTCGTCCCCGGCCAGCTCGTCCGCCACCACCGGCCGGAAGACCACTGTGGACAGTTCAGGCGCACCCCACGACCGCAACGCCGGATGGTCCTCGACCATCGCGTGCACGCCGGAAGCGTTGGCACAGCAGCGTTCCACCAGCGCACCGATCCCGGACGTGCCGAGCGCGCGCAGCGTGACCGCCATCCGGAACGCGTCCGGACGCCGAGACGTCCGCAGCGAACGGCCGAGCAAATCGGGCAGTCCAGCTTCAGTGTCGTCATCGGCGTTGAGGTACTCGGCGCGGACGGTAAGTGCCTGCAGATCAGCCTCCCCGCGCGCGCAGAACACCCCAGCCGCGACCGGCTGCCAGCCGAATTTGTGCAGGTCAAGCGCGACCGAATCGGCAAGCTCCAGACCTGCGACGCGAGAACGGAGAGCCTCGCTGCAGAGCGCGAGACCACCGTACGCCGCATCGACGTGCAGCCGCGCTCCGGTCCGGCGGCAGATCTCGGCGATCTCCGGCAACGGGTCGATCCGTCCGGTGTTGGTGGTGCCCGCGGTCGCGACCACCACGGCCTGCGCGCCAAGCGGTGCCAACGCCTCGGCCAGCGCGGACGGGACCATCCGGTCGTCCACGCACGGCACCACGACCGGTGCGGGCAGCCCGAGCAGCCACGCCGCGCGAGCGACGCTGTGGTGCGAATTAGCGCCGCAAACCGGTCGTGTGACACCGGATTCGCGAGCGAGCAGGAGGCCGAGGAGGTTGGATTCGGTGCCGCCGGAGGTGACGACGGCGTCCGGGCGGGCGGCGTCCGGGTAGCAGAGCCGGGCGAGGCCGGTGGTGAACTCGCGCTCGATCTCGCTCGCGACCGGGGCCTGGTCCCAGGAGTCCATGGACGGGTTCAGCGCGGAGGCGACGACGTCAGCGGCGACGGAAACCGCCAGCGGCGGGCAGTGCAGATGCGCGGCGCACGCCGGATCGGCAGGATCGGCGGATCCAGCGGCAAGCAGCGCGGACAGCTCTTCCAAGGCTTGCTCCGCGCCCACTCCGTCCCGCGCGAGCCCGGAGGACTGGCCACGAGCGAGCGAGGCCGCGACCGCGGCTGGACCACCGGCCGGAACCGGCCCGCCGCGTTCCGCCGTACCCGCCGCCATCCCGCGCAATGCCGCAGGAAGCAGCTGGCCCAACCGGTCCGCGCCGCCGACCCCTCCGGCGAGCCACTCCGCCGAAGCGACACCGGACTTGGAGGCCGCCGGCACTGAGGGCGCATCCGCCATGGAACCGCCTTTCTTAGGGTAACCTTGCCTTACCCTGCGCAACAATACGGATACCCACCGAGAGCCCGCGACCGGGGCCGCACCCGTGCCCCAGCATGCTTGGGCAAACCGCCCCCACGCGTCCGCCATACGGGGACCCCGCTACCCCCGACCGCCTCCGCCCACCAAGACCCGCCCGCCCCCATCACCACACAAAAAACGGCCGGTGCCCCCACCAAGGAAGCACCGGCCGTTTCGCGAAAATCAGCACGCCGGCCCAACACCCGCTCGAAACCGTCTCGCCACGAGCGAGCCGACAACCCCGAGACAACGAGCCAGTCCGTGATCACTCCGCCCACGCCCAGCTAACTGGACCACAACGCGGGATCGCGTCGGCGTGTCGAGGAGCAGCGTGCACGGCCCCCCGGGCCGGGCGCGCTGCTCCTCGACACGCCGACTTAAAGGCGATCCCGCACGCGACGGCGGAGCCGGCGCCATCAAACACAGCTCCCGCACACAACTACGAAGCCAGACCAGCCAATTCCCTATGAATCCACTCAACCTGCGTCCGCATCAAGTTCTCCGCAACCTCCTCAGCCTGCGGTGTCATGTGCGTCGCGCCCGCGAGCGGCAGGAATCCGTGCGCACGGCCCTTCGCCAGCAACGCCGACGAAAGCCGAAGCGCATGCGCCGGAAAGACATTGTCGTCAGCCAACCCGTGCACGATCAGCAGCGCCCGCTCGAGCGAACCGGCGCTCGCGATGAGCGAGTTGTGCTCGTAGCTTTCCGGTTCCTCGTCGGGCTTTCCGAGGTAGCGCTCGGTGTAGTGGGTGTCGTACAGCGACCAGTCGGTGACCGGCGCGCCCGCGACTGCCGCGTGGAACACGTCCGGTCGCCGCAGCACGGCGAGCGCGGAGAGGTAGCCGCCGTAGGACCAGCCGCGGATCGCGACCCGTTCCAAATCCAACTCGGGGTGCGCCTCGGCGGCCGCGTGCAGGGCGTCGACCTGGTCGGCGAGCGTGACGTCGGCGAGCGTGCCGGCGATCTCCTTCTCCCACGCCGGTCCGCGGCCGGGCGACCCGCGACCGTCCACGACCAGCACGGCGAAGCCTTGGTCGGCGAGCCACTGCGGAGTCAGGAAAGCGTTGCGGCTCTGGAGAACCCGCTGCGCGTGCGGGCCGCCGTACGGGTCGAGCAGCACCGGCAGCTTGCCCTCGTCAGGCTCGTATCCGCGCGGCAGCACCAAAGCCCCGCGCAGCCGGCGTTCGCCGAGGGTGAGCCAGGTCAGGTTCGGCACGACTTCCGGGTCCACAGTGGACGATTCGATCGAACCCACCTCGATGCCGTCCCGCAGCACGGTCACCTTCGGCCCGCTGTGGTCGAGGCTCCACGAGGAAAGCACGGTGAGCGCCGCGCTGCCCGCACCGACGTGCACACCGTCCGTTGTGGACAGTCGCCCCACCGTGTCGCCTTCGGTGCGGTACAGGTGGATCTGCGTCGGGTCGGCTTCCGAAGCGGTGAAAAGGATTTCGTCGCCGACGTGCAGCACCATCCGCAGCTGCATTCCTGGCGGCGTGACGGGCTTGCCGTCCACGAGGAGCCGGTGATCGCCGTCAGCCGCGCTTTCCACCACCAGCTTGCCGTCCGCGGTCCACGCGGGCACGCCCTGGAAGATCTCGACCCAGTTCTCGTCGGTCTCGGTGTGCACCTCGGCCACCGAGCCGTCGGCCGGATCCAGCGCGAGCACGGTGAGCTTCTTCTGATCCCTCGGCTGCACGGCCAGCAGCGGCTTGCCGCCCGCCGACCAGTGCACGGTGACGAGGTACTCCCAATCGCCTTGCGCCACGTCGACGCGGTTGCCGTCGAGATCCAGCACGGCCAGCGACACCTCGGCGTTCGGCGAGCCAGCCGACGGATACGCCACGACGTTCGCCGGCTGCTGCGGGTTCGCCGGGTCGCCGATCGTCCAGCGCGGCACCGGCCCGCGGTCCGCGCGCTCCACGATCACGCTGCGTCCGTCCGGAGCCCACCAGTAGCCGCGCGTGCGGTCCATCTCCTCGCCCGCGATGAACTCCGCGAGACCCCAGGTGACGTCCTCGTTGTCCTCGCCGACGAGCACGCGGTCCTCGCCGGTGGCCAGCTCGATGACGCGCAGCCGACGCTCGCGCACGTAAGCGACGTGCGTGCCGGTCGGGTTCGGCCGCGGGTCGATCACGGACCCGTCGACCAGGATGCGCGTCTCGCCGCTCGCGAGGTCGAGCGTGTAGAGCTTCCCCGAGAGCGTGAAGGTGACGACGGTGAACGCGTCGTCGACGCCGAAGGCCACCACGCCGCCGCCGGTCTCGCGGGCCCGCTCGCGGCGCGCCCGCTCCTCCGGCGGCAGGTCCTCGTCGCCGGACACCAGCTCGGCGGCGTCGATCAGCTTCGTCTCCTCGCCGGTCGCGAGGTCGAACGACCACAGGCTGTGCCGCGGATCGGTGCCGGTGGCGCTGCGCAGGAACAGCACCCGCGAACCGTCCGGGGCGACCCGGAACTGCTTGGGCGCGCCGAGGGTGAACCGCTGAGTGCGGGCCTGCTGGCGGAGGAACGGTACGTCGTCGAGAGCGAGATCGGTCACGATCAGCACTCTTTCAGATCATCAGCCGGGCACGCCAACACCCTGCAGCGCGGCCCGCTGCTCTTCGACGTCGTAGGTCGGCTCCGGGAACTGCGGGTCCATCTCGGTCAGCGTCTCGACCAGCAGCTCGGCGACCGCCCAGTTCCGGTACCACTTGCGGTCCGCGGGCACGACGTACCAGGGAGCGTGCTCGGTCGACGTGCGCTTCAACACGTCGGCGTACGCCTTCTGGTAGGCGGGCCACTGTCGGCGCGCCTCGATGTCCGACGGGTCGAACTTCCACCGCTTCTCCGGACGGTCCAGCCGCGCGGTGAGCCTGCGGAGCTGTTCTTCCGGCGAGATGTGCAGGAAGACCTTCACCACGGCAGTGCCGCTGTCGGTCAGCTCCTTCTCGAATACGTTGATTTGCTGGTAGCGCTGCCGTCGCTCGGCGGCAGGGAGCTGACCGAGTACTCGCGGCACCAGAATGTCCTCGTAGTGCGACCGGTCGAACACGCCGAGGTGACCCGGTGTCGGGAGCTTCTTGCGGATGCGCCACAGGAAATCGTGCTTGCGCTCGGCGGCCGTCGGCTTCTTGAACCCGGCGTAGTGCACGCCCATCGGGTTCACCAGGCCGAGCACGTGGCCGACGGTGCCGCCCTTGCCGGAGGTGTCCATGCCCTGCAACACCAACAGCACGCTGCGCGAGCCGCCGCCGATGCCCTCCGCGTACAGCGCTTCCTGCAACCCGGCGAGCTGTTCCCCCGCGGACTCGAGTTTCTTGCCGCCCTTCGCCTTCTTCTCCGGCCCCACGGGCGACGAAGCCGGGTCCGGCAGCTCGTCGCCCGCCCGGAGCGCGTCGCGGACCCGGTTTCCGTTCTGCTGCTTCTTCGCCATCTCGGGACGATAACCGCACCGGCGGCCGAACCCGGGGACTTCTCCGCCGGTGCGGGCGGGTGTCATCCGGTCGAGCGAGCCGCGCAGCGAATCGCCGGTCAGCCCCCTCGATTGCGCAACGAACGACGGGGGAAAGCAACGTTTCCCGGCTGAACTCCCCGCGAACGGCCTCTAGCCTGAACGCATGACAGCGTCCGTCCAGCCTGCCGGCACCGCGCGTCCCACCTCCTCCGACGGCTTCATCGCGCTCGACGAGCAATGGAGCACGCACAACTACCATCCGCTGCCGGTCGTGATCGCCGAAGCCGAGGGCGCTTCGGTGACCGACGTGGCCGGCAAGTCCTATCTGGACTTCCTGGCCGGCTACTCCGCGCTCAACTTCGGCCACCGCAACCCCGAGCTGATCGCCGCCGCGACCGAGCAGCTGGGCCGCGTCACGCTCACCTCCCGCGCGTTCCACCACGACCAGCTGGGCCTGTTCTGCCGCGAGCTGGCCGAGCTGACCGGCACTGAAATGGTGCTGCCGATGAACTCCGGGGCCGAGGCCGTGGAGTCCGCGGTGAAGGTCGCCCGCAAGTGGGCCTACCAGGTCAAGGGCGTTCCGGCGGGCACGGCGGAAATCGTGGTCGCGGCGTCGAACTTCCACGGCCGCACCACCACCATCGTCTCGTTCTCCGACGACGAAACCGCGCGCGCCGACTACGGGCCTTTCACGCCGGGCTTCATCCAGGTGCCTTACGGCGACGCTGAAGCGTTGAAGGCGGCCATCACGCCGCGTACGGCGGCAGTGCTGATGGAGCCGATCCAGGGCGAGGCAGGCGTCGTCGTACCGCCTGAAGGGTTCTTCGCCGCAGTGCGACGGCTGTGCGACGAGAACAACGTGCTGATGATCGCCGACGAGATCCAGTCCGGTCTCGCACGCACCGGCACCGTGCTGGCGTTGGAGCACGAAGGTGTCCGCGCGGACCTGTACACGCTGGGCAAGGCCCTCGGCGGCGGCATCGTCCCGGTGTCCGCAGTGGTCGGCAGCCGCGACGTGCTGGGCGTGCTGAAGCCGGGCGAGCACGGCTCGACCTTCGGCGGCAACCCGCTGGCTTGCGCCGTCGGCCGCGCCGTGGTGCGGATGCTGCAGACCGGCGAGTACCAGAAGCGGTCCACCGAACTCGGTGCGCACCTGCACGAGCGGCTGGCGAAGCTGGTCGGCGACGGCGTTTCGGAGGTGCGCGGACGCGGTCTGTGGGCAGGCGTCGACATCGCGCCGGGCGGACCGACCGGGCGCGCGGCGTCCGAGGCGTTGGCCGGGTTGGGCGTGCTGTGCAAGGAAACGCACGACCGCACGCTGCGCGTCGCGCCGCCGCTGGTGATCACCGAGGCCGAATTGGACCGCGGGATCGACGCGATCGCTCAGGTCGTGCGCGGCTGACTCGGGCGGCTGGCTTGCTCGGTGACCGCCGTTTTCCGGGCGGCGGTCACCGGGTGGGCATCACCGCGACGGTCGACCCGTCCGGCGAGGCAGTCACGTCGATGCCGCGGCCATACTCGTCCTGGACGGACGTGCTGAGGCTCCACGTGCCGTCGTTCTCCCGCAGCGCCACCGAAACCTTGTCGCGAGGGAAGCCGGGCATGCGCTCGTCCACCTTCGCGAGGATCGCGGGCAGCGCCTTCGGCGACAGCTCCGACAACGCGAACAGCGGCGCGCCCGGATCCGGCTGGATCGGCGAGGGCCGGTGTTCGACGAGACGTCCGCGACGCCAGTCGTAGTCGTCCGAAGTGCCCGCGCCAGGGCCGGGTACCTGGAACTCGACGTGGTCGGTGCGGATGATCGCTTCGTACGCTTCCTGACGGCCGCTCACCTTGATCAGCAGCGCGGCGACCTCTCGGAAACCTTGCTCAGTGAATGCATCCGTCATGAGAGCCGGGACGCCCTTAGCGTCCGCGACCAGTTCGCGGTTGCTGTCCTTGCCGGACCGGACGGTCATCGTGATCCCGACGTCCTCGCGGCTGATGCGCACGCGCGCATCCGCCGGGTCTCCTCCGAAGCTCGCGACGAGGCCGGGTATCGCAGCGAAATTGACCTCACTCGCGGCGAATTGCTTCTCCGGCGCGCTGGTGCTGGACGAGTCGCGTTTGACCGCACCGCCGCGATAACTGAGATACGCGCCGGGAATTGTGGCTCGCAGCTGGCCCGATTCCACTGTCAGGTCTTCGAAACGCTCGCTTTCGGCGGACAGTTTCGCCACACCAGTACGCAAATCATCCGCAGTGAACAGGTCCAGAGGGGAGAGAAGCTGGCCG
Encoded here:
- a CDS encoding lysine N(6)-hydroxylase/L-ornithine N(5)-oxygenase family protein is translated as MRRYDIAGVGIGPFNLSLAALADPLDQLEVVLFDARPEFRWHPGLLLDGATLQVPFLADLVTLVDPTSRHSFLNYLRERGRLLPFYFAERFHLPRAEYDDYGRWAASRLPSCRFGHEVTGLRWIDREDAFELTVSGSDPVLAAAVVLGVGTQPSVPEPLQPLVSASDVLALHSADYLACRSELVAADSVTVVGSGQSGAEVFLDLLRSRSTMDGLRWLARTTAFAPMEYSKLGLEQFTPDYTAYFHGLPEAVRDQLLPTQWQLYQGIDAETMAEIHDELYRRSIGGGWPGAVLTPGVEVVSATVGDGIELGLRHAQQGTTAVHRTSAVVAATGYAETPTGPLLQGLGEAVRRDAQRRLVIGADYRVELDVPGPLFVQNAERHTHGPGAPDLGLGAWRAAAILNAVCGKPVYDLPERTAFTTFGLDQTEDQ
- a CDS encoding aspartate aminotransferase family protein: MADAPSVPAASKSGVASAEWLAGGVGGADRLGQLLPAALRGMAAGTAERGGPVPAGGPAAVAASLARGQSSGLARDGVGAEQALEELSALLAAGSADPADPACAAHLHCPPLAVSVAADVVASALNPSMDSWDQAPVASEIEREFTTGLARLCYPDAARPDAVVTSGGTESNLLGLLLARESGVTRPVCGANSHHSVARAAWLLGLPAPVVVPCVDDRMVPSALAEALAPLGAQAVVVATAGTTNTGRIDPLPEIAEICRRTGARLHVDAAYGGLALCSEALRSRVAGLELADSVALDLHKFGWQPVAAGVFCARGEADLQALTVRAEYLNADDDTEAGLPDLLGRSLRTSRRPDAFRMAVTLRALGTSGIGALVERCCANASGVHAMVEDHPALRSWGAPELSTVVFRPVVADELAGDDLVAQVRRTLLEDGTAVIGRGALPTGPDGTSQLWLKLTLLHPHTTPADYRPLLDAVATVAADLRATVSRESPVAS
- a CDS encoding prolyl oligopeptidase family serine peptidase, whose protein sequence is MTDLALDDVPFLRQQARTQRFTLGAPKQFRVAPDGSRVLFLRSATGTDPRHSLWSFDLATGEETKLIDAAELVSGDEDLPPEERARRERARETGGGVVAFGVDDAFTVVTFTLSGKLYTLDLASGETRILVDGSVIDPRPNPTGTHVAYVRERRLRVIELATGEDRVLVGEDNEDVTWGLAEFIAGEEMDRTRGYWWAPDGRSVIVERADRGPVPRWTIGDPANPQQPANVVAYPSAGSPNAEVSLAVLDLDGNRVDVAQGDWEYLVTVHWSAGGKPLLAVQPRDQKKLTVLALDPADGSVAEVHTETDENWVEIFQGVPAWTADGKLVVESAADGDHRLLVDGKPVTPPGMQLRMVLHVGDEILFTASEADPTQIHLYRTEGDTVGRLSTTDGVHVGAGSAALTVLSSWSLDHSGPKVTVLRDGIEVGSIESSTVDPEVVPNLTWLTLGERRLRGALVLPRGYEPDEGKLPVLLDPYGGPHAQRVLQSRNAFLTPQWLADQGFAVLVVDGRGSPGRGPAWEKEIAGTLADVTLADQVDALHAAAEAHPELDLERVAIRGWSYGGYLSALAVLRRPDVFHAAVAGAPVTDWSLYDTHYTERYLGKPDEEPESYEHNSLIASAGSLERALLIVHGLADDNVFPAHALRLSSALLAKGRAHGFLPLAGATHMTPQAEEVAENLMRTQVEWIHRELAGLAS
- a CDS encoding PPK2 family polyphosphate kinase — translated: MAKKQQNGNRVRDALRAGDELPDPASSPVGPEKKAKGGKKLESAGEQLAGLQEALYAEGIGGGSRSVLLVLQGMDTSGKGGTVGHVLGLVNPMGVHYAGFKKPTAAERKHDFLWRIRKKLPTPGHLGVFDRSHYEDILVPRVLGQLPAAERRQRYQQINVFEKELTDSGTAVVKVFLHISPEEQLRRLTARLDRPEKRWKFDPSDIEARRQWPAYQKAYADVLKRTSTEHAPWYVVPADRKWYRNWAVAELLVETLTEMDPQFPEPTYDVEEQRAALQGVGVPG
- the rocD gene encoding ornithine--oxo-acid transaminase, yielding MTASVQPAGTARPTSSDGFIALDEQWSTHNYHPLPVVIAEAEGASVTDVAGKSYLDFLAGYSALNFGHRNPELIAAATEQLGRVTLTSRAFHHDQLGLFCRELAELTGTEMVLPMNSGAEAVESAVKVARKWAYQVKGVPAGTAEIVVAASNFHGRTTTIVSFSDDETARADYGPFTPGFIQVPYGDAEALKAAITPRTAAVLMEPIQGEAGVVVPPEGFFAAVRRLCDENNVLMIADEIQSGLARTGTVLALEHEGVRADLYTLGKALGGGIVPVSAVVGSRDVLGVLKPGEHGSTFGGNPLACAVGRAVVRMLQTGEYQKRSTELGAHLHERLAKLVGDGVSEVRGRGLWAGVDIAPGGPTGRAASEALAGLGVLCKETHDRTLRVAPPLVITEAELDRGIDAIAQVVRG